tggggatgtggctcagtggttaagcgccccattgcaaaaaaaaaaaaaggcactttCCTGATGCTAAGGTGTGGCTGCAACAAGATCCCCAGGCTGGGAGCCAGGTGTTCTGGGTTTTTGTCCTAGCCTGCGGTGTGATTTTGGGAAAGTCCCAACCCTCTCTGGGTCTCTCCTCCCCAGATCTTTCCTGACTCTATTTCTAAGGTCCTTCAAGCTCTAAACTAAATGACACCTTTCCCCTTTCCCCAGATGACCTCACatcctcttcctaatcctacctagagCCCAGTCCTTCCAGCAGCTTCCTGATTCTTGGCACAGGTGGCCTCAGGCCTGCCTCTTCTGTGACTCAAGCCGCCCTGACTTTTGATTTGGAGGAGGAAGCCTAGGTGGTTTTGCCCCTGAACTTGCTCTGCCCTTTGGCATGTCCACCTGTCCTCTTCTCTCACTGCACACATCTGTCCCCAGTCCTTGGGCAGCTCAGGAACTACAGGGACCAGATTCTTTCTAAGAAAGGAGCAGTACAGAAGGAGCCTCAGCTAACAATCAGATGGCCCAGAGcctgagcagaggcagccctttcACCCCTCCAGCCCCTCTTTGCAACGCACTATTCCCAGCCCAAGATGCTCCACCTCCATCAGGCCCCCCAGGTTACACATGTTCAGGCCAGTTCTGAGGGACACTTGCCAAAAAGATTCAGAGATATATACCAGGCCTCTTAGCAATCCCTCAACCTCCACCACCCTCCTTCCTGGCCCACCCCAGAAGTGGGAGATCACCCTTTCCTCAGACAGGTCGGGTACCATAACAGGGTcaaaatacatgtctggaatttgCTCTGTTGAGGCCTTCTCCTCCCCCCTTTAATATAACTAGTATGTCAAGGGAGTCAAGgcgcctactgtgtgccagataGTTTAAGACAGTCTCTTCCAAGCTTGACAACACAACCACTACGAGACCACTAAGAGGCAGACAGAATTCTAGATTCacacatgagaaaactgaagctcaaTGAGGTCAACTGGCAGgcgcaaggtcacacagctagaaagTGGCAATGAATGGCCAGGCGCGGTGATGCCTATCTGTAGGAGGCTGAGTCAGTCTTGACAACTTgtcgagactctatctcaaaattaaaaataaaaaggttggggatgtagagCTCCCTGTACGAAAGAAGAGCGGAAGGAAAGAAGGGCCAACGAATGAATGATCCAACGGAATGACTAAACCAGCGCAGGTGACCGGCCCGCCAGGCAATGTGGTTCGCGGAGCGCTGCGGGTACAGACTGTGCATAGCGCCCGCGGCGAGTCGCCACAGAGTTGGCCCCCCGCAAGCCCTCTCGTGGGCCCTAGGGAGCTCGAGCTCCCAGAGGCGCGGCCGGGCTCTGCCCCCACCCCGCGGGCCGCCCCGCCCCCGCTCCGCCCCCAGTCCGCCCCGCCCGGGACCGCAGACGGCGCCCGGCGGCGGCGCGAACGGCAGCGCGGAGGGTGGCTCTGGGCTTGGCTCAGTGACTTCCCGCGCAGGGCCGGGCGGGACAAGGACCTGCTGCGTAGGCGGTCCTGGAGGATGCGGCTGCAACCTCAGGCAGCGGCAGCGGGAAGCCTGGCGTCCTGCAGGTAGAGCTCGCCCGCTCGGCGGGCGCCGAAACTTGGGCCGAGTTTGCGGGCGGCGCGTGGAGAGGGGGTGGGTGGCCCTGCCCCAGGGCGCCCCTACCGGTCGGCCCGGGGATGGTGCGCGCGTGGCCGGGGCCAAGGTGCTGCGGCTTCCGGCGGGAGGGCTCTCGGGCTAGGCTTGTGCCACTGCCCCCACTTTCCTCGGACTTCGAGGCTCCCGAGGCCTGGTAGCGCTCTGGGGCTCCGGCGGGACCCCGGCACTGGGCTGGCGAGAGAGAGCTCAGGCCAGCGCTCGGGCCTCCTGCGGGGCCCGGCTCACGTGGATTGCCCCGGCGAGTTTGAGGGGGCGGTGGGGGCGGCTAGGGCCAGGGGGCGGAGGACGCCGAGACGCCGCGGGGCCCTGGACGCGCCCTGCTGGGATGGGGCGGCCCTGCGGTTTCCTCGCCACCGCTTGACTCACCATCTGGCCGCAGCCCAGGCTGGCAGGATGGCCCCGAGGCGGTGACTGCCCGGACTGTGCGGCCCGACAGCCCCCTACCCTGGGACCTCCCTCCAGTCTGTGGCCGTCGGTCCGTGGGGCTCTGTGCGCCAGCCTGCCGGCGTGCTCACGTGTGTCCGGTGCCCGAACGAGGGGAGAGCTTAGTTATAGAGGGGCATGTGTGCAGATGTGGGCCATGCACGTACGTGCAGGCATGGCTTTGCATGCGTGGCGGCGGCCAGTATGTCAGCCTGCTGGGGTGCACGTGTGCCCCAGCGCAGCCGGGAGGGGCTTTTGAAGACCCGGAAGGCCGTGGGGTCGGTTGCGGCAGCAGAGCCCCAAAGCGAAGTCGACTGTGGGCCCCAGGCACCAAGATTATGGGCGGGGCCCGTAGTGGGGGAGGAGAATAGATGCGATTTTGCTTCCCTTCCACCCATGCTGGATACTGTGGGCTGCCCCAGGTTGGGTTGTAGTGTCTGGAGAGCCCAGAGCCTCAGCTGAGGTAGGTGGGAGGTGTGAGAATACATGTGGGGTGGTTCAGCCCTCCCAAGAGTCCAGATGCTGCCTTCAACTGGGCTGGAATCACCTATTTCATCATGAGGCCCTTAGGAGGTGGAAGTGGGAATGGGGTCACAGAACTTTAGAGGACTGGGAGTACAGGGGTGGCAGACTCTTCAGGATCCTGCTTGGGGTCCTGGCTGAGGTTGAAGCTCAACTAGAAGGACCAATAGAACTTCCCTCCCCCACCAAAAGTAATGGGACCCTGTTCCCTGTGGGCCAGCCCTCTCTAAGTGTCTGCTTGTGACCTCATTTTGTATGTCAAGGAAGGAGACATCTACATTTTGTCTGAAAGGGAAGGCCCTTTCTTAGAGGGAGTGTACTTTGGGTCCTCCATCTGCTGGCAGGAGATAAGGCCACCTCTATGCCTCTTATTAGAGTTCTCTGCTGGCTCCTTGGAGTCTCCTCTCCTCCCACAAGACTCTGAAGGTCCCAGATGGCCTTGTGTCTATTGACTGGGTCCAGAGGGGTCTCAGAAAGTCTCCAGGGCAAAGGGCATGGGTTGGACTGAGCCCAGGAGAAAAAGACCCCAGTGGCTGAGGGTGGATATAGAGCAGGCTCCAAGGAGTATGTGGGGGAGGTGAGACCAGAGCCAGCATCTAATTAATCAGAGTTCCCCAAGGGCAGAGGGGAAGCTCAGCACCCCCAAAACGTACAATCTCTTCTTGCATCATTTTTGTGGAGTTGATGGGGACTTTTCCCCTAGGATACAGGCCCTTGACATAGGATACCATTAGTGGTTCTGTGGCCTGAGTTCTGATATCCTCTTCCATCTTCTCTAAACTCCCTGGGGGGTTGGATTCTGGCCCAGTGAGTCAACTCTTTCTGAGAGGCCTGCCTGGCTTCTTTGTTGTAGGAAGCTAGGAGTGGAGTGGGCATTGCCTTGTCTTTTCTTGACCCCTTCGTAGTCTAACATTGAGCTTCTGGCTGGCTGACATTGGACCCCTGCCATAAGAGAAGAGAGGACTGGTTGTTGCTTGCTGGTGACAGAAACCTGGGACACTTAGCTGGTGGTCTAATCATAGCAAGATAGAGCTGATTCATCCTTTCTAACCTATTGAGGGTTTCAGGGAATGGGGTGCTTACTGCAGGAGATAGAAGCTGGTCAGTGTGCAGCAGATAGGTCTCAGATGGAGACCTTCATGAGTCATTAAATGCCTGCTGCGCTGAGGATTCTCTACCCTTGACCTCTCAGAGTCTGGGTTCCCATCCTTGCTTGGCCTTGCTTCAGGGCCTCCGTCTTTCTCTAGCACTTATTTTTTCTATCAGTAAAGTACAGTGGAAGTAGTTGCCAGCTACCACTCTAGGCCCTTGGGACCTCTCTTCCTGGAGAGgggatgaaagagagagagagagacatacacacacccacacaccccacATGACCCCATATGCCTTGGAGTAGCCACCCACAGCTTGAGGGCTGGGCGTGGACACAGGCCCTTTTCCCCTCTGCTGGGATCTTCCCGTTTGCACCACAGCACCATCTGGTGGACAGCCTTGACTTTCACTGAGGGGGAGTGCTTGTATAGATGTAGGCACCCCAGCCACCTCTTCTGGGGGACTGCCTTCCAGACCCCAAGCCTAGTAACAGCGTTGGCTGTGGCCCTAAGGACTTGGGTTTGAGACCTGGATCTGATGTTTTTGGTAAGGCTGGAAGATCAATGGAGTGTCACAAGAaacaaaatttgaaaacaatgcCCAGATCCCATGTCTTCCATACAGGGGTGTCTTTTGAGATCACTGTGGCATCTTGGAATAGTGGGAATGACAGGTAGGAGCTTTGCTACTTGTTCCATCTCCTTCATCAGTGACTTTGGGATGGATGGGTCTCCATCTATTTTGGTGGGTATAAGCCAAGGCAAGTGATcctcaaaattgccctaaaatgtAGAACCCCAAGGAAGGGGTCTTGGGAGTCACTTGGAAGAAATCTGAACAGAAAGGACTCCTGGATTGGGGCGAGGGTTATGTGCAGGGAGATTGGACAAGAATTTGTTCAACAAAGGATTTtgtagcttaaaaaaaaagagagatgtctGCATTCATGATTCATGCATTCAGTCTTAACTGAGTGTCTGTTGAGTGCCAGGCTCTTGGGTGGCAGAGAGCCAGGGAGCACGGCCTCTATACTGCTGACTGGCAACCTGCACTTCTAACTGCCCTGCCTCCTTTCCTCTTTCTCCCAGGTCAGCTGTTCAGTAGCAGCGGCCCTGGAGGGCTTGACGCCTTCACAGTGATGGCAGAGAAGCGCCCACTGGGGACTCTGGGGCCTGTGATATATGGCAAACTGCCCCGCCTGGAAGCAGACTCAGGGCCTGGACATAGCCTGCCCCCCTCTGCTGGTAACCAGGACCCCTGCAACTACAAGGGCGCTTACTTCTCCTGTCCCATGGGGGGCACTTCCAAGGCAGGATCTGAGCGGTTGGCATCCTGGACCCCATACTCACCCTTGTACTCCACAAGCGTAGCAGGACCTCCACTTCGGCCAGACAGCCTGTTTACCAACTGCCTGTTGTACCGCCCACCAGCGGAAGGTTCTGAGAAGATGCAGGACTCCAGCCCTGTTGAGCTCCTGCCATTCAACCCCCAGTCTCACACATACCCGGGCCCACCGCTGGCAGCACCCAAACCCGTCTACCGCAGCCCCCTGTGTTATGGACTCTCGACTTGCCTGGGAGAGGGGCCAGCTAAGAGGCCACTGGATGTTGACTGGACCCTGGTGACTGGGCCCCTGTTGTCCTCTGCTGACCCACCCTGTTCTCTGGGCCCAGCTCCTGGGAAGGGCCAGGCCCTGGACAGCACCTTTTTACGTGGAGTGCCAGCCGGGGGATCTGGCAAAGACCCCTCAGTTAGTTTCTCCTCATGCCAGGCGTTCCTGGAAAAGTATCGGACCATCCACAGCACAGGCTTTCTGGCCTCTAAGTACACAGGTCCTTACTCTGGGGACTCCAAACAAGCAATGGTAGAGGGGCCTTCAAGTCCTTGGACACAGCTGGCTCAGCCCCTGGGGCCACCATGCCAGGAGGCATTGCCTACTCACTACCCACTCCCTCCCCCTCCACAGGCCCTGCCTTGCCCCCCAGCTTGTCACCCGGAGAAGCAGGGCAGTTACAGCTCTGTGATCCCACTGCAGCCTCTGGGAGTCCATAAGGGGACTGGATACCAGGTTGGTGGGCTGGGCAGCCCCTACCTGAGGCAGCAGGCAGCCCAGACTCCATACATACCCCCAGTGGGACTGGACACTTATTCCTACCCCTATGCCCCACTCCCGGCACCCTCACCAGGCCTCAAGCTGGAGCCTCCTCTTGCTCCACGGTGCCCACTGGACTTTGCCCCGCAGACTCTGGGGTTTCCTTATGCCCGGGATGACCTGTCTCTCTATGGGGCATCCCCTGGGCTTGGAGGGACACCACCTTCCCAGAACAGTGTGCAGTCTGTGCCACAGCCTAGTGCCTTCCAGAGGGCATGCCAGCCTTTGCCAGCCAGTCAGCCATGCTCTGAGCCTACGAGGCCTGCTGAAAAGCCAGCACAGGAAACTGAAGAAAAGACATGGCTGCCCAGCTGCAGGAAAGAGCAGCTCCAGACCCCGCTCAGCGAACACTCTGGAGCTCCCATTGTCATCCGAGATAGTCCAGTGCCCCGCACCTCACCAGCATTGCACCCCTGTGCCCAAGAGCATCAGACTCTCCCACAGAAGGAGGGTGCTAGACCGCTCGGCTCTCCACCAATGCCTGTTATCGACAATGTCTTCAGCCTGGCCCCCTACCGTGACTATCTCGATGTGCAGACGCCAGAGGCCACAGCTGAGCCAGATTCAGCCCCAGCTACCAGTGAAAGCCAAGACAAAGACTGCAGGGGGACTTTAACTACCCAGGAGGGATCCTCAGAGCCTTGCTGCTCGCTTCGGGAGGAGGTGGCCTTGGACTTGAGTGTGAAGAAGCCCACAGCAGAGGCTGCTCCCATCCTAGTCCCTGGTCCTACAGTGCAAACCAAGCCCACTGCAACCGCGGACACGCCAGATGCAGGGAACATAGGTTCAGGTCTGTCAGGGCTGAAAAAGATGGTCACAGAAGCACCTGGGTTGCCAGTGGCCACAGAGGCCACACCAAGGACCAACTTTCACAGCTCTGTGGCCTTCATGTTCCGAAAATTCAAGATTCTCCGTCCATCACCCTTACCTGCAGCTTCAGACCCGGCCACACCCACCTCAGCTCCTGTCTCTGTACAGCCTGCACTCACCCCACCATCTGTACCCATGGGACTGCAGATTCTCACTCAGCCCTTGCCAGTGGCATGCTTCAACCTGGCCCTGCCTAGCCCTCCAGCCATAGCTGTGGCGGCCCCAGCCTCGACTctagcccctgcccctgcccctgcccctgcccctgcccctgctccagccCCTGCTCCAGCTCCTACTCCTactcctgctcctgctcctgctctagctccagctccagctccagctcctACTGTAGCCCCAGAAGACACCCCAGAGCAGCGCTTTACAGGGCTGCATGCATCCCTGTGTGATGCCATCTCAGGCTCTGTGGCCCACTCCCCACCAGAGAAGCTGCGGGAGTGGCTTGAGATGGCTGGACCGTGGGGCCGGGCTGCATGGCAGGACTGCCAGGGAGTGCAGGGACTGCTCAGCAAGCTGCTGTCCCAGCTGCAGAGGTTCGTATGCACGCAACAGTGCCCCTTTCCCCATGTGGTGCGAGCCGGTGCCATCTTCGTGCCCATCCACCTGGTGAAGGAGCGGCTCTTCCCACGGCTGCCCCCTGCCTCTGTGGACCATGTGCTGCAGGAGCACCGTGTGGAGCTGCGGCCCACTACACTGTCAGAGGAGCGTGCGCTGCGGGAGCGTGCCCTGCATGGCTGCACCTCACGCATGCTGAAGTTGCTGGCACTGCGCCAGCTGCCTGACATCTACCCTGATCTGCTGGGCCTACAGTGGCGAGACTGCGTGCGCCGCCAGCTGGGTGAGCATGGGGCAGCCCCAGTAGCCACCAGAGCTGTGAGCGAGTGACAGGTGTGTGCACTGTGTGAGTGGGGGGGTCACAGCAGATGGCTGAGTGGTTCCCGGATCTCACTCTACGGCAGTGCCTGGCTTTCCAGGGTGGGCTCTAGGGACCCCTCTCTCCGCCCTCCAGGTGTCACTGAGTGCTCTTTTCCCTGGAAACTTTGGTCCTCCTTGGTGCTACCTCTTCCTGGAGCCTCCCTCCTCCTGTGCTTATGCCATCTACATCTTTGGTGCAGGCCCCTTTGGTGTCCTGAGGCTCTGGCCAGGCACCGTTTCCTACTTGTGGTCACTTCTCCCCATGTCTCTGTACATCCCTCTTTTGAGTTCTCATCTCAACCCACTGCCTGCTGGAATTGGCAGCTGGGTGTCTCCTGCTCTGAATTCATCCTAACCGTAAACACCCTCCTGAACTGTCCTTTCAGCCCACTTTCCTGTCTTCCTCATCTTGGGGAAGGGGAGGACACTCTGCTCCCCATGCTCACACTTGTTGAGGTTCCACTCAAATGCTCTTGCCTTTGAATGGGTCCATCCTTGGGCCTCTCAGCACTGATGTGCACAGCAGTGTTTCCACAAATTGGCATCTTTTGTGGTTTGCTTCCCCCACTGGGTGAATGAGGCCTTGCGCCCGTTGTTCTGCTTGCATTCCTTATGTCCCAGAGGACCACGTGCTGCTGCAGCATTGTGTGGTGTGTACACTCACGTTTCAGCCAGAATTGAGCAAGAATGTCCTTTCCTCTTCTGTATCAGCTCACCTGACCTCGAGGCCTCCTGCCCACTCAAGTGTTTTCTCCCTGCTGACCCCCTGTTCCTGCCCCCAgccttttctccaggcttctctcTGAAGATCCTGTTCCTGGTTTCCTCTCCACCTGGCTGAGTCCCTGTATCTGGGTGGAGGCCTGAGTGCAGAGGTAGAGCTGGGGTTGGGCTGATCAGCATTCGTTGTGCCTAAACActtaaaagtggggacagaggtcTCAGTGGAGTGGAAAGAAATGCAAGTGTGACTGTCCTGTCTCTGGAAGAGTGGGCTAGAGTGTGGGTAGTGCCAAGAGCTACACAGCCTCTTGGCCTGTCCTCTCCCTCCTCTGGACCTGTCTGGGACCCAGAGGGGGTCAAGTCTCTTCCTGGGCTGACATGGAAATGACTGGGGCCACATCCCCTCCTGCTGTGACTCCAGCCTACAAGAATTGGGCCTGGCAAAGAAGTGACCAGGGCCCAGCTCTTGCCCCTGGCTAGATTGTCCCCACTTGATTGCTGAACTATGGGTCCTCCACTGTCCTTGGAGGAGTTACCCATTGTGGGTGCCCCTAGAGAATTTTTCCTGTCTTCATTTCTTTTGGGTACCTGTGCTCCTCCTGGCACCCAATAGGTGTATTCTTGGTCAGGGACCCCTTTGTCCCCTGCTCAACTCCTCCACCCACCTCCCTTCAGGCATTCCTTTGGGGCAGCCTCTGTGTGGGATCTTGCTCCAAAGCTCTTGTTCTGACTTCGGAGGTGCTATGGCAGAAAGATGATGGCTTCCTTACATATGGCTCAGTACTCTCTTCCTGTGCCTCACTTTTCCCACGTGGCCAGAGTAGTTCCTGACCTGCTGGGCTCCTTTCCTCTCATCCTTGCTTCCAAACAGCCTCTCCTGAGCAATGCTTTCTCATCAGAGTTCTGGAGTCCCCTGGGGAGGAGTACACCTTTTCAGCTTGGATGGGCCAGCTAGCAGGTACATGCAGGGAAAGATTATGATGGCTGTGGTCCTTTTGGTGCCATCCTGGCTTGGGGAAGAACCACTGTTCTGGATGGCTTTGAAGACCAGGAGATGGGACCTGAGGGTGCAGGATCTGTAGCCTGACTATGTGCTCATTTTCCAGGTGACTTTGACACTGAGGCTGGAGCTATTCCCACCTCAGAACCCACTGTGGCCAGAGATGAGCCAGAGAGTATAGCCCAGGCTCGGAAGTCACCAGCCCCCAAGGTCAGGAAACCAGGGCGGAAGCCACCAACCCCTGGCCTGGAGAAAGCAGAGGCAACTGCTGGGGTTGGGTCACGTGGTCCCTCACCTACTCCTGCCAACAGCACCGGCCCACCTGGCCCCACGCTGAAGGCCCGCTTCCGAAGCCTTCTGGAAACTGCCTGGCTCAATGGCCTGGCATTGCCCACGTGGGGCCACAAGGCCTCAGGACCTGACCGGCCCCCACCCTGCCCACAGCTACTGGGCAGCCAGAGCCATCACCTGTAAAGTTGGTTGCGAGTGCTGTTGAGACAGCCAAATGTCTAGGATCAGCCTCTGCTTCTGCTGCCCAGGGCCAGGAGTCCATGCTGGGGTATGGCCACTCCCTTGGAGTATCTTTAGCTCTCACCCTGGGGCCTGTGAGGCTGGACTGACTGAGAGCCCCTCAGCTTTTTAACGTGAGGGTCTTCATTGGAAAAGACTACTTCCTGTTCTTCTCTAGAGAAAGCATGTGGGTTCCGGAGCCCAACAGACCTGGCCCGAATGCTGGCTGCTGTTCCTTGCTGCGTGACCTGGGCAGACCCTTCGCCTCTCTTGAACTCTCGTTCCCCATTGTAACGTAGGACAACACGGCCTACCTCACAGGGTGGTTGTGGGGAGATGCCTGACACACCCATTGCCAGATGGTCTCTGCTCCCTGCCTGAGACAGGTCTAGGACCTCAGCCCGGGCCTGgaataggaagctgaggcagcagAACCTCCTGTTAGATAGTCTTTATGTGTCTTAGGACTTGGTTATCTTACAGTGGTACATTGTACAGTGTATATGGCTTGACACACTTTCCCTGGTCCCTGCTGCTGGTGCAGCAATAACAGCCTGGGACTGGTGTCCttgcaggtctgctgctcctgcccCAGGGAAGCCCCAGGCCTGTCCTGCATTGTCAGCCTGTCCGGTGACTTCCTGAGCTGCCTTTACCCACACCAGGCGTTGACCCAGGAAAGTTGTGTTTTCTGGAAGCCAAGCAGCTACAGGGACTCAGGGACTTAAAGCAGACAGGCTGAGTGGCAGCTCCGTCCTaggaggtctctgaatttctgGACTGGGGACCCTGGTACTTCCCAAGCCAGAGCCTTATTAGCCAGGCTTGCTGTGGGCCACCTCCCTGCAAAGTGCTGAATTGAGCTGGAGGCTGGGGAGCTGGGGAACTTGGCCTTATTTAAGAGTTTGTGATAAGCCTGTGGACCATGGAGCAGGCAATTAAAGCATTTGAGTTGTTTTGGAACTGGGACCTGACTCGGTGTTTGAGGGGTTGTGGGTCTGCTATTGGGTCACCGTGGGCCACTCACAGGCTGCCCTCCCTGCTCCCAGAAGGCACCAAGGGCTTCAGGCACTATGGTGCCCACCAACTCTGGCCACCGAAGCCCTTCTCACATACCCACTGGCCAGCCACTTCCCCACTTGGGAAAAGCCCTTCCTCCTGACAGTACTGAGAGCCTTGGCAGCAGGAGATACTCCCAAGTGTCCTGTCTCCCAGGACTGAGATCTGTCGTCCCTCCCATGTGGGTGAGGGGGTCACTGGCCTTCCTCCAGACACCCACCCTTGCTGGGCTCTGCTCCCTGTGTCAGGGCAGCTGTGGCAGCCTGAAGGAGTTTTCCTACTTTCACCTGGGCCAGGCCCTGTCCCCAGGGCACATTAGACTTTTTTGATGCTTCTAACGGCCCCACTACACTTTCCCTCTCTGCCTGCCTGACCTTAAGCTGGACCAGGATTTGGAATGGCATCTGCCATTGCCCCCATACACCATCCAAATAGGCCCTGGTGTAGAATGCCACTTTCTGTTCATAGGAACCAAACACAGACTAGGTAAGTTTTAAGGAAAACAGGTTTACTTTGGTTCATGGTTCTGGAAGTCCAAAATCAGGGCCATCTGGTGATGGCCTTCATGCCAGCAGAGTCCTCAGGTGGTAGGCATCCATGGCAAGACATAGCATGTGTGTCTTCTGATCCTTCTCATACAGCCATCAGGATTGTCATAGGGCTGCATCCTCATGACTGGCCTAACCCTAATTAGCTTCCAGAGGCACTCCCCCCCACCATATTAAGTTTCACCTTTTTCTACCTCGCAGAGGGGATTAAAGTTTGACACATGAGCCCTTGGGGCACTCGAACTACATCCAAACTGTAGCACCTGGCTTGAGAAGGGGACAAGCCACAACACCACGCTGGTCACAGCAGTGCCAACCTGGGGTAGGGGTGGTGGCAAGGTGTTCTGGGACATAGATACCTGAACTAGGCTTTGAAGACAAGTTGGGAGACGATGGGGGCTGGTGGCAAGTGTGTGGGTGGAGGGAGGAGTGGGATTTTGGGGACCTGGAAGCTGGGTGGGGAACCTGGTTTGAAATCTGGTTTATATTGCTACATCATCCATTGCCTGAGGGAAGGAGTCTGGGCCATGGGACTCACAGGAAGCTGGTGTGCAGAGTAGACCACTTGAGGCCACTCCTGTGAAGGAGAATGTGAATTGCAACAGGTGGAGTTGCTCTGAGTCCTGGGCTGCCTCAGCCCAAGCTGGATTTGGCTGTTTTGTTTCTTGCACACCTGTGCTCTTTACACAACAGTCATACATCTTGCCAATGGCTACATGACAGGGGACCCATGATGGCACAGGCCAGGGTGGGGGTGGTTGTTCCTCAAGAAAACACTGTTCTGGGACCCTGCCCTGCCCCAGCCTGCAGCCTGCAAGACCTAGTGTTTCCCTGAGAATTTGGTCTAAGGGAGCCCCAGTTGAGGTGGGCAGATGAGAACCATACCAGGATTTCTGGTCTGGGGGAGGCAGTGCTGCGTCCTTACTCCCCCCCCCTCCTGCAGTTGCTAAGAGCTGAGAGGAAGCAGGGCCCACCTGTGCCTTGGCTGAACGTGGCACTCCAGTCCTCTACTTCCCCTGCAAatatctgaggccactgggctgggcTTAGCCAGGACTCAGAAGGAAACCGCCTGGGGAAGGCAGCCCTGGACTCCATCAAGAATGATCTTAGGTGGAACCCAGGAATCTGGGTTTTAATCAAATTCCCAAGAAGATCTGACCAGATATTCAGGAGTAGCGCCATCAATACTCCTCTCCCTTTGGGTTACAGatgggaacaggcccaggggtttgcTGAGGGGCCCACCAGGTCAGGGGTTCAACCCTACCTGCTCTGCACTTGGCCAGGGCCCCATGGGCCTAACCCATACCTGCCATCAGCTGGGCTCTGCCTCAGGTGGCCTTGCTAGGCCAGCACATGCATCTCTCATCTGAAGCTAATACAGAGATGGAGCTCAAGTGAGGCGCCAGTGGGTCGAAGCCTGACCTCTCAATGCCATGCGCCACCCAGCCCAGAACAAATGGCAGAGGGTGGAGCAGCCACCTTTGCTGCCAATATAGGTTCTGTCTCAAGTAAGTGCCtgtggggaggagaggaggggtgTGTCTGGGGTGTTAATCGAGATCCCTGTTCCTTGGTCACCTCCAGACACCTCCTTACTTGGTTTGTTTGCTAAGGCGGTCGGGCTGGACAGTCCAGGTCTCCTCGCACCGTAGAGGGCACTGTGAGCAAGGGCCTACTCTGACCTGACTGGCCATGCCTCTCTGACCCCAGGGTTTCCCTGCTGGAGGGGTGAGTGGAGGGGTGTTTCCAGTTCATGGGGCTGTACCCCCAGCCCAGCCTGCTTCCCCAGTGGAGGGAGGCTGCTGGGTGCTCCCGCCAGCAGGCACTGGACCTTGCTGCTGGCCATTGTCCTCTGTGCTCTCAGAGTCTCCTCCCTGACTGGCTTCCCCAGCCCCTACCTTCAGACACCCGCCAAGAGGACCCCCGGCCCAGCTCAGTGCAGCCTTTCCTCAGCTTCCAGTGACAAGAATGGCTGCAGGACAAGGGAGGGTCCTGCAGAGCCCCTCCTGTCCCTTCTCCCCAGCTGACAGGGACCCCTGTGCTAGGCTGAGGCTGGCAGGCGGTTGGTGGCTACCTGGGAACACTGCTGCCTCCACACCTCCTGATGACCCTCAGCCTGGCCAGGCCACTTGCCTCTGTCCTAGAGGGACCCAGCTCCTTGCAATAAGGAGAATGTGGGCAGCTAGGAAGGGCCTCAAGAGTCCTCTCCTGAGTATAAGACCATGTACAGATCTCTTCTGTCTCCACCAGCTCCCAGATAAAGGCACCCGCAGACCCCTTG
This region of Callospermophilus lateralis isolate mCalLat2 chromosome 3, mCalLat2.hap1, whole genome shotgun sequence genomic DNA includes:
- the C3H15orf39 gene encoding uncharacterized protein C15orf39 homolog isoform X2, which codes for MAEKRPLGTLGPVIYGKLPRLEADSGPGHSLPPSAGNQDPCNYKGAYFSCPMGGTSKAGSERLASWTPYSPLYSTSVAGPPLRPDSLFTNCLLYRPPAEGSEKMQDSSPVELLPFNPQSHTYPGPPLAAPKPVYRSPLCYGLSTCLGEGPAKRPLDVDWTLVTGPLLSSADPPCSLGPAPGKGQALDSTFLRGVPAGGSGKDPSVSFSSCQAFLEKYRTIHSTGFLASKYTGPYSGDSKQAMVEGPSSPWTQLAQPLGPPCQEALPTHYPLPPPPQALPCPPACHPEKQGSYSSVIPLQPLGVHKGTGYQVGGLGSPYLRQQAAQTPYIPPVGLDTYSYPYAPLPAPSPGLKLEPPLAPRCPLDFAPQTLGFPYARDDLSLYGASPGLGGTPPSQNSVQSVPQPSAFQRACQPLPASQPCSEPTRPAEKPAQETEEKTWLPSCRKEQLQTPLSEHSGAPIVIRDSPVPRTSPALHPCAQEHQTLPQKEGARPLGSPPMPVIDNVFSLAPYRDYLDVQTPEATAEPDSAPATSESQDKDCRGTLTTQEGSSEPCCSLREEVALDLSVKKPTAEAAPILVPGPTVQTKPTATADTPDAGNIGSGLSGLKKMVTEAPGLPVATEATPRTNFHSSVAFMFRKFKILRPSPLPAASDPATPTSAPVSVQPALTPPSVPMGLQILTQPLPVACFNLALPSPPAIAVAAPASTLAPAPAPAPAPAPAPAPAPAPTPTPAPAPALAPAPAPAPTVAPEDTPEQRFTGLHASLCDAISGSVAHSPPEKLREWLEMAGPWGRAAWQDCQGVQGLLSKLLSQLQRFVCTQQCPFPHVVRAGAIFVPIHLVKERLFPRLPPASVDHVLQEHRVELRPTTLSEERALRERALHGCTSRMLKLLALRQLPDIYPDLLGLQWRDCVRRQLGEHGAAPVATRAVSE
- the C3H15orf39 gene encoding uncharacterized protein C15orf39 homolog isoform X1 — its product is MAEKRPLGTLGPVIYGKLPRLEADSGPGHSLPPSAGNQDPCNYKGAYFSCPMGGTSKAGSERLASWTPYSPLYSTSVAGPPLRPDSLFTNCLLYRPPAEGSEKMQDSSPVELLPFNPQSHTYPGPPLAAPKPVYRSPLCYGLSTCLGEGPAKRPLDVDWTLVTGPLLSSADPPCSLGPAPGKGQALDSTFLRGVPAGGSGKDPSVSFSSCQAFLEKYRTIHSTGFLASKYTGPYSGDSKQAMVEGPSSPWTQLAQPLGPPCQEALPTHYPLPPPPQALPCPPACHPEKQGSYSSVIPLQPLGVHKGTGYQVGGLGSPYLRQQAAQTPYIPPVGLDTYSYPYAPLPAPSPGLKLEPPLAPRCPLDFAPQTLGFPYARDDLSLYGASPGLGGTPPSQNSVQSVPQPSAFQRACQPLPASQPCSEPTRPAEKPAQETEEKTWLPSCRKEQLQTPLSEHSGAPIVIRDSPVPRTSPALHPCAQEHQTLPQKEGARPLGSPPMPVIDNVFSLAPYRDYLDVQTPEATAEPDSAPATSESQDKDCRGTLTTQEGSSEPCCSLREEVALDLSVKKPTAEAAPILVPGPTVQTKPTATADTPDAGNIGSGLSGLKKMVTEAPGLPVATEATPRTNFHSSVAFMFRKFKILRPSPLPAASDPATPTSAPVSVQPALTPPSVPMGLQILTQPLPVACFNLALPSPPAIAVAAPASTLAPAPAPAPAPAPAPAPAPAPTPTPAPAPALAPAPAPAPTVAPEDTPEQRFTGLHASLCDAISGSVAHSPPEKLREWLEMAGPWGRAAWQDCQGVQGLLSKLLSQLQRFVCTQQCPFPHVVRAGAIFVPIHLVKERLFPRLPPASVDHVLQEHRVELRPTTLSEERALRERALHGCTSRMLKLLALRQLPDIYPDLLGLQWRDCVRRQLGDFDTEAGAIPTSEPTVARDEPESIAQARKSPAPKVRKPGRKPPTPGLEKAEATAGVGSRGPSPTPANSTGPPGPTLKARFRSLLETAWLNGLALPTWGHKASGPDRPPPCPQLLGSQSHHL